In one Buteo buteo chromosome 10, bButBut1.hap1.1, whole genome shotgun sequence genomic region, the following are encoded:
- the LOC142036015 gene encoding beta-1,3-galactosyltransferase 2, which yields MLQWRRRHCCFAKMTWNTKRSLFRTHLIGLISLVFLFAMFLFFNHHDWLPGRAGFKENPMAYTIRGFRSTKSETNHSSIRNTWKDTVPQTLRPQTVTNSNDTDLSPQGVTGLENTLSANGSIYNKKGTGHLTSYHFKYIINEPEKCQEKTPFLILLIAAEPGQVEARQAIRQTWGNESLTPGIQIVRIFLLGLSIKINGYLQRTILEESRQYHDIIQQEYLDTYYNLTIKTLMGMNWVASYCPHVPYVMKTDSDMFVNTEYLIHKLLKPELPPRHKYFTGYLMRGYAPNRNKDSKWYMPPDLYPSERYPVFCSGTGYVFSGDLAEKIFKVSLSIRRLHLEDVYVGICLAKLRIDPMPPPNEFVFNHWRVSYSSCKYSHLITSHQFQPSELIKYWNHLQQNKHNACANAAKEKAGKYRHRKLH from the coding sequence ATGCTTCAGTGGAGAAGACGAcactgctgctttgcaaagaTGACCTGGAATACCAAAAGGTCTCTGTTTCGCACCCATCTCATTGGCCTGATCtctcttgtatttctttttgctatgtttctgttctttaatcATCATGACTGGCTaccaggcagggctgggttCAAAGAAAATCCCATGGCTTACACTATACGAGGATTTAGATCTACAAAAAGTGAGACAAACCACAGCTCTATAAGGAACACGTGGAAAGACACCGTACCTCAGACGCTCAGGCCTCAAACTGTCACCAACTCCAACGACACGGATCTGTCACCACAAGGAGTAACTGGTTTGGAAAATACCCTCAGTGCCAACGGAAGTATTTACAACAAGAAAGGTACTGGGCATCTGACTTCATATCATTTCAAATACATCATCAATGAGCCTGAGAAGTGCCAGGAGAAGACCCCTTTTCTAATATTGCTCATAGCTGCAGAGCCAGGCCAGGTAGAAGCTAGACAAGCTATTCGACAAACCTGGGGTAACGAAAGCCTGACACCTGGCATCCAGATTGTTCGTATTTTTTTGCTGGGGTTAAGCATCAAGATAAATGGATACCTCCAGCGTACCATACTAGAGGAAAGCAGACAGTACCATGACATCATTCAACAAGAGTACTTAGATACCTACTATAATTTAACCATTAAAACTCTGATGGGAATGAACTGGGTTGCATCTTACTGTCCACATGTTCCGTATGTTATGAAAACTGACAGTGATATGTTTGTCAATACTGAATATTTAATACACAAGCTTCTGAAACCAGAACTTCCTCCAAGGCACAAGTATTTTACAGGTTATTTAATGAGAGGTTATGCACCTAACAGGAACAAGGATAGTAAGTGGTATATGCCACCTGATTTGTATCCAAGTGAACGTTATCCTGTATTCTGCTCTGGAACTGGTTATGTTTTTTCTGGAGATTTAGcagaaaaaatctttaaagtCTCCTTAAGCATCAGACGTTTACATTTAGAGGATGTATATGTGGGGATCTGTCTTGCCAAGCTGCGAATTGACCCTATGCCTCCGCCCAATGAGTTTGTCTTCAATCACTGGCGAGTTTCTTACTCCAGCTGTAAATATAGCCACCTAATTACCTCCCATCAGTTCCAACCTAGTGAACTGATCAAATACTGGAACCACTTACAACAAAATAAGCACAATGCCTGTGCCaatgcagcaaaagaaaaagcaggcaagTATCGCCATCGTAAACTGCACTAG